GAGGAGCCCGGTGACATGGGTGGAATCCGCGTCCGACTGGGCGGGGTTCTCGCCGATCACCAGCAGGGACCGGAGTTCGCCGCGTTCCATGGCGCGAAGCATCTCGGTCAGGTTCCAGCCGTGGCGCGCCGGGATCTTGACCCCCCAGAGCCGCTCGAAGCGCTCGTGGACGGCCGGCTCGAGGATGTCCTGGAAACCGGGGAGGCGGTTCGGGATGGCTCCCATGTCGCCGCCGCCCTGCACGTTGTTCTGCCCGCGCAGCGGATTGCAGCCGCTGCCCCAGCGCCCGACGTGACCCGTGAGGAGCGCGAGGTTGATCAGCGCGAGCACGTTGTCCACCGCGTCGTGGTGCTCGGTGATCCCGAGCGTCCAGCAGATCATCGCCTTGTCGGCGGCGGCCAGCGCGAGCGCCGCCTCGCGGATGGCGTCGGCCGGCACTCCGGTCGCGCGCTCCGCGAACTCCAGCGTGTACGGCTGAACGCTTTCCCGATACGCCTCGAAGCCGCTGGTCGCGCGCTCGATGAACTCGCGGTGATGCCGCCCGACGGCGATGATCTCGCGGGCCATGGCGTTCGCGAGGGCGATATCGCTGCCCACGTCCAGACCGAGCCAGCGATCGGCCCAGCGGGCGGACGAGGTCCGCCGGGGGTCCACGACGTACAGTCGGGTCCCGCGATGGATGCCCTTGAGGAGGTGGTGGAACCAGATGGGGTGCGATTCGCGCGCGTTCGAGCCCCAGAGGAAGACGACGTCCGTCTCCTCCACCTCACGGTAGGAGTTCGTCCCGCCACCCGCTCCGAAGACCGTCGCCAGACCGACGACGCTGGGCGCGTGTCAGGTCCGGTTGCAGCTGTCGATGTTGTGCGTGCCGAACGCGACCCGGGCCAGCTTCTGGGCCAGGTAGTTCACCTCGTTCGTCGACTTCGAGCAGCTGAAGATCCCGAGGGCGTCGGCGCCATGGGCGTCGTGGACGCGGCGGAACCCGGCGGCGGCGCGATCCAGCGCCTCGTCCCAGGAAGCGGGGCGAAGGCGGCCGTTCTCGCGGACGAGGGGCTGGGTGAGGCGGGCGTTCGGACGGAAGGTCCTGCGTGCGGGCATCGCGAGTCTCCTTCGGTCATCACGGAACACGAACCGTCGGCAGGATGAACGAGCCTGTCTCCGCTGGCAAGGTCGCCGGGGCCGGACGAGCGCCTGCGGCCGGCGTCACGCCCTGCCGCGAACGCGCGCGAGCAGCGACCCGGCGAGCTTGCGCGTGTCGGCGACGCCGACCGTGGCGAGCGTCGTCCCGGTCAGGCACAGCAGTCCGCCGATCGCGCCCGCGCCGACGACGGTCGCGAACGATCCGCCGTACCAGGGCTTGAGGAACCACAGGAGCAGGAGCGCCGGAGCGCCTCCGGCCAGCGCCGGGGGCAGAGCCGCGAGCGCCTGCCGCATCGGCGGCAGCGCCTCCTCGCCGCGGTTCATGAGCGGGCGGAGCACGAGGTTCCTGGCCAGGATCGCCAGCGTGTTGCCGAGCGCGAAGCCGAGCGGTCCGAGGCCGAACTGGAGCGCCAGCAGCAGGCTCACGAAGGGATTGAGCACCGCGGCGACGACGTCTCCGAACGCGATCCAGCCGATCTTCCCGCGCGCCATCATCGCCATCCACAGGGGTTCGAGCGGAAAACCCACGAGCATCGGCAGCAGCATCGCCCACATGTAGTGAACGCAGTGCGCGTACTCCGCCCCGACCCAGCGCGTCAGGAAGACGTCGCCCAGCACGCACGGCACCAGGCACATGGGCACGGCGAACGCGGTGATGACGCGCGCGGCGCGCACGACCACCGCCCGGGTGCGCTCGAGGTCGCCCTTCGCTTCCATTTGCGTGAGCAGCGGAGTGAGCGCGGACACCCCCGCCCACAGGAACCCCTGGATCATCGGCGCCCAGCGGGTCCCCAGCGAATACTCGGTGACGCGCGCCGGACCGTAGAAGCGGCCGATGAGCAGGTTGTCGGTCGCGAGATACAGGATGGCGGCGACCTGCGAGAGCAGGCTGAGGCCGCTGAACGAGAAGAGCGCGTTGCGCACCTCGCGAACCCCGAAGTCGGGCTTCGGCACGACGTGCGGAACCACCCGTTCGCGCGCGGCGACCCAGGCGAGAATCGCGGTGCTGGTGATCTCGGCGAGCAGCGCGGCGGCGGCGTAGACGCGCAGGCTCGGAACGAACAGCAGGAAGGCCGGCACGATGAAGCCGACGCGCAGCAGGGCGCCGGCGATGCGCACGATCGAAATGCGCGAGGTGTGTCCCGTCACGTAGATCGGGACCTCGAAGATCGCGCCGACGTCCATCGCTCCGGCGCTCAGGAAGATGAGCACGAGCCCGCCGACCGCGTCGGTCATGAGGTTCGGCTCGACCTTCATGAACACGCACAGCAGCCGGGCGAGCGCGATGCCCGTGCCGACGACCAGCAGGCGCAGGAGCGAAGCCCACCAGAAGCCGGCCGCGTAGTAGCGGTTCGCCAGCTCCCGCTCGCCGGCGTGAAAGTGAACCGTCACGTAACGGCGCATCCCCGTGCCGAGGCCGCCGCGCAGCAGCCACAGGTACTCGAGCACCGAGCCCGCCGCCGCGCTGATGCCGTAGAGGTCGCGGCCGATGCCGTGCAGCACGAAGGGCGTCAGGGCGATGCCGACGATCATGCCCGACACCCGGGCGCCGAGGCTGGTCGCGGCGTTGAGCGCCGCGGTGCCCGTCATGCTGCGGGGAGCCTCAGCCGGTTCGGTTTCCGTCTCGCCCAGACTCACGACTCGTGCGTCCCTTCCGGCGCGTGATCGTAGGGTTGGATGGGCGCGTCGGAATGCAGGTAGGTGACGTGGGGGCTCGATGGGACGTCGCCGGAGAAGGCGGGCCAGCTGTAGACCGGCGCGTCCACCCCCGAGCGGCGGAAGCGATTTCGCGCCAGCGCGGCGCGCAGCACCGGGCAGGTCGCCCGCGCGAGGATGCGGCTGGGGCGGGCGGCCGCGAGCAAGCGGCAGGCCTCGGCGACCATCCAGGCGTACAGGCCGGCTTCCGGCCGTGGCGCGAAGACTTCGACCAGCGAGCCCTGAAGTCCGGTCTTGCCGGCGTAGAGCCGGGTCATGGCCCAGCCGCGCAGACGCCCGTCGAGGTGGAACCGCAGGAACCGCCAGCGCCCGCTCCAGCGGCTCGCGGTGAGCCAGCCCAGCACCTCCGGATCGGGCTGCTGCACGAGGTCGTAGCCGGTGTCGCCTTCGTACAGCGAGGCGACTTCCGGCGGGAGCGAGTCCGACTCCACGACCTCACCGCGTCCGGGAGGGGCGATCGGGCGCGGTGCGAACATCGGGCCGACGAGCGGAACGAACAGGGCCCGGGCGGCCGCCCGCGGGACGCCGCGGGAGCGGTGCAGCCGATCGCCGAGCAGCGACGCGCTGAGCGGCAGTTCGAAGGCGAGCGCGGTGGAGAGCGGCGTCCAGCGCATGAGCGGCAGGGTCGAATGAACGTCCGCCGTCCCGCCGATCGAGAAGATCCGCTCCGGGGAGCGCATCATCGCCCGCATCAGCCGGATTCCGGCGCCCGCTCCGCGCACTTCGGCGAGCGCGTGCCAGTCGAACACCTCGAGACACGGAACGCGCGCCCCACGCAGCCGCCACGTCTTGCGGAGCGCGAACAGCGTGCCCACGCACTCCTCGCCGCGCAGGGCGAGGAACATGCGGCTGATCCCGACCGGCGCGAGGTAGCGCCAGACGTAGTAGTCGTCTCCCGAGGGCCGCGACCAGTACTGTTCCGAGAAGGCGCGCACGGCGTCCAGTCGGCCGGGCTCGAACGGAACAATGGTCGTCGGTCGTTCGCTATCGCTCACGGGCAGGTCCGGTTCGGGTGGGGTCGCCGTGCACGCGCCGTGGAGTCCGCTCGAAGCCGCCGGGCGAGGGGCGCGGGCTTCAGTGGCCGGGTGGAAGGTCGGCCAGCACGACAAGCAGCGCCTCCGCCGCCCGCCGCCGGCCGGCCGCATTCAGGTGCGAGCCATCGTCCGTGTAGCCGGGATAGAGCGCGTAGGCGGTCCTTCCGCCGTGCGAAATGGTTTCGCGCGAGCCGTCGGGTCGCGTGGACTCGACCGCGGCGAGGTCGAACAGCGGCTGCTTGCCGGCGTACTCCTTCCGCATCAGCTCGTTGAAGGTTTCCCGGAGGAAGTTCGACGCGTAGCGCCCGGGCGCCTGCCCCATCAGCTTCTTGAGGGTCGCCCGCGGACCCGACTGCACGCGCACCAGGGGCGCGGTGACGTGGACGAACGTGATCCCCGGCCGTTCCGCCTGCAGGCGGACCATCGTGTCCCGGTAGTGGCGGAAGACCGCCTCCACATCGGTCGTGTCCACGATGTCGGCGAAGCAGTACTTGTGGAACGCGATGTTGAGCGGTCCCTCGGCGCCCGTCTCGAGGTTGTGGGCGAACTCGTCCGTCTTGAGCGCCGGCTTGCCGTTGAGGCCGACGTCGCCGTGCACGAACGCGCCGCCGCTGTCCGAAGGCACCGATTCGAGCACCCGCAGTCCCAACTTCGGATCGTCCCGCACCAGGTCGCTCACGCCCTGCATGATGTTCGAGCCGACGGACTGGTGGCCGAAATAGATGCGCTTGCCCGCCAGGGCGACCCACGACGACTCCGGAACGTCGCGAAACGACGCCATCTCCACGTTCTCCTCTCCGCCGCCGTCGCGGCGCGCGCAACCGGAGGCCGGCGCGAGCGCGAGCGCGGCGAGGGCGCCGCACGCCAGGCCCGCCGTCAGCAACCTGCGAATCGAATGAGTGTCGCGCACCATGTCAGGGTCTCCCGCGGCCTCGGTCTGGTGTCGAACGTCCGCCCGTATGGAGCGGACGGGTTTCAACCGGCCACACGCTTTCGCTCGACGAACGCGGCGATGCGATCGATCGAGTCGAGGTTGTCCGGAACGATCTCGTCGTCCTCGACGGTCACCCCGAAGGCGCTCTCGAGGAAGCCCATGATCTCGAGCACCCCGGTGGAGTCCACCACGCCGAGATCGAGCAGGGAAGCCGAATCCGTCAGTCCGGCCTTGTCCTGCACGAAGAAATTGCCCGTCACGAACTCGCGAATGCGCTGTTTCGTTTCCATGGGTTCCGTCACTTGAGTTCCGTTTTCTTGACCTTGCCGCCGCTCGTGCGCGGCAGGTCGGGGACGAAGACGACGTACTTCGGCACCATGAACGACTCGAGCCGCCGGTCGCACTCGAGCTTCACCTGCTTCTCCGTCAGCGTGACTCCCTCCGCGGGAACCACGAACGCCTTGACCGCCTGGCCCAGCATGTCGTCGGGGACGCCGATGACGGCGGCCTCGGCGACGCCCGGGATCTCGGCGAGGGCGTTTTCGACCTCGCGCGGCGAGACCTTTTCCCCGCGGCTCTTGATGATGTCGTCCATCCGGCTGACGAAGTACAGGTAGCCTTCCTCGTCCAGCCAGCACAGGTCGCCGGTGTGGAGCACGAACTCCCCGGGGATCGGCCCCGGCCGCAGCTTGCGCGCGGTGTCTTCCGGTCGGCCCCAGTAGCCCCGCATGACGTGCGCCCCGCGCACCACCAGTTCGCCGATCTCCCGCGGGGCGGCGCGCCCGCCCGCCTCGTTGACGACCCAGAACTCGGTGTTCGGAATCGGGATGCCGATGCTGGAGGGCTTGCGGTCGATGTCCTCGGGCGGCAGGTACGAGATCCGGGCGCACTCGGTCTGGCCGTACATCGCGAAGAAGCGCACCTTCGGCATCAGCTCCCGGATGCGCAGCAGGTGGGGCACGGGCAACGCGGCAGCCGCGTTCGTCAGGTAGCGGATATGAGACAGATCGTAGTCGGCCAGATTCCTGGTCTGCAGCAGCACCGCGAAAATCATCGGCACGCCGGCGAAGCCGGTCACGCGCTCGGACACCATCCGGGCGAGGACCTGCGCCGGAAACGCGAAGGAGCGTTCCAGCACGAGCCGGGCTCCGACGCGGAACGCGGCGATCATCTGGTAGGCGCCGTAGGTGAGCGCGAGGGGCAGGACGCTCAGGACGACGTCGGATTCCGCGTTCTCGAGGTACGCGGCGATCGAGGCCGAGGCCACCAGCTGGTTGCGGTGCGAGAGCATGATCGCCTTGGGCTCGCCGGTCGTGCCCGAGGAGTAGATGATCGAGGACAGGTCGTGATCGAGATTGAGCCTCGCCGGCGGAACATCGCGCGGCCCCTCGGCGACCGCGTCGTCCCAGGAGGCGAGGCCCGTCAGCCGGGCGGAGCGTTCGCCGTCCAGCGCCCCGCTGACGATCACGGTTCGAACACCCGGCGAGCGCCCGACCGCCTCGACGAAGGTGGCGGCGTGGCGCGCGTCGCTCACGAGCGCCGCCGCTCCGCAGTCGGCGAGCATCATGGTCAGCTTTTCGATCCGGGTCTGCGAGTTGACCATGCATGCGACCGCGTTCGCCTTGAGGATCGCCCAGTAAGCGACGACCGCCTGAACGGTGTTGTCCGAGAACACCACCACCCGGTCGCCCCGGATCACGCCGCGCCGCACCAGGGCGTGCGCCAGGGCGTTCGAACGCGCTTCCAGCTCGGCGTAGGACAGGCGCTGGCCGTCGCAGACGAGCGCGACCTTGTCCGGCAGGCGTCGCGCCGAGTCGGCGAGCAGGTCCTGCAGCAGCGGCGCGGCGGCCGGGTAGCGCTGAAGGTGGCTGGCAAGGGTCACGAGCGGGTTCCCGATAGGCGGTCGATCCGGGTTCCAAAGGCGGCCGCCGGTCCACCCCCGGGCTTCTGCGCGACAAACGTCCGGTGCAGGAGCTGCGTGGACAGCAGGCCCACCAGGGCCATGTTGTCGGCATTCGAGAACTGCGACTCCACCCGCCGCTCGAGGCACTTGCGGTGAAAGCGGGCGGTCACCTCCGCATCGAACAGGCCGGCGGAGCGCACGCTGCCTTCCGACAGCGACTCCGCGATCCATCCGGGTGCGTCCTCGCCCACGAAGGACAGGGCGTCGGGCGCCCGGTACGGCTGCTTCTTGCGCTGCAGGATGGCGGGCGGGACGAGGTCGGCCGCCACCTTCTTGAGTACGGCCTTCTCGTCGAGGCCCGCCAGCTTGAAGCGGTCCGGGAGCGAGTTGGCCAGCGCCACCACCTCGCGGTCGAGGAACGGGAAGCGGCCCTCGACGGAGTTCGCCATCAGCATGCGGTCGCCCTGCGAGGAGAGCAGGTAGGCCGACAGAAGCGTGCGGACCTCGAGGTACTGGTCCTGGGCGAGCGGGGTCCAGCGGGGGAAGGAGGAAGGCAGCTTCGCGATCTGCTCGGCGACCGGGTCGAAGCCGGAAATCGCGGCCTGCAGGTCGGCCGAGAGCAGGCGGCGCAGCGCGGCGGCGCCGCGCCAGCGCGTGCCGTGCCCGAACCCCGGCGAGCGCCAGGACGCGAGGTCCTGGCCGAAGAACTGCCGGGCCATCGCCGCCTGCGCAACCGGCGAGCGCTCGAGGTAGGGATAGAGCCGCTCGAGCAGTCGCGGGCGTGCGGTGGACTGCGGCTGGCGCGCCCAGAAGCGGCGCAGGCGGGCTTCACGAAAAAGATCGTAGCCGGCGAACATCTCGTCGGCGCCCTCGCCCGTGAGCACCACCTTGATGCCCGTGTCGCGCACCAGACGCGACAGCAGGAACAGGGGCGCGGGCGCGGTGCGCAGGACCGGCCGCTCGGTGTGGGCGATCACCTCCGGGAAGACGCGGGCGATGTCCGCGCGCGAAACGACCACCTCGTGATGCCGGCTGCCGAGACGCTCGACCATGAGCCGCTGGAACTCCGTCTCGTCGTACTCGGCGTCCCGGAAGCGCAGCGAGAAGGTCTGGAAGTTGCGGCCCATGGAGCGCAGGCCGAGAGCGGCGACGAGCGAGCTGTCGATGCCGCCCGAGAGGTAACTGCCCACCGGCACGTCCGAGCGCAGCATGCGCAGGCGCGTGGCCTCCTCGAGCGCCTCGCGCGTGGCTCCCGCCGCCGCTTCGAAGTCGCCGGCGAAGTCGTCCGATCCGGCTTCCGGATAACTCGGCTCCCAGAAGGCGCGGTCGGTGACGCGTCCCTCCACGTAGCAGCGCACGTGACCGGGTTCCAGCTCGCGAACGCCGGCGAAGACCGTGCGCGGGGGAACGGTGGACCAGAAGGTGAAGACCTCGGCGAGTCCCAGCGGATCGATCGCACGCGTCAGGGCCGGCTCGCCGGCGAACAGCGCCTTCACCTCGCTCGCGAACCACAGGCGGCCGTCGTGCTCGGCGAAGTAGAGGGGCCGCACCCCCAGCGGGTCACGGGAGAGGACGAGCCGGCCGGCCTTTTCGTCCCACAGCGCGATCGCCCACTGGCCGTTGAAGCGCGCGAAGGCGCGCTCGCCCCAGGCCTCCCACGCGTGAACGATCACCTCGGTGTCGCTGCGCGTGCGAAAGGCGTGCCCCAGCGCCTCGAGCTCGGCGCGCAGCTCGACGTAGTTGAAGATCTCGCCGTTGAACGAAATCCACAGCGTGCCGTCTTCGTTGGCCAGGGGTTGCTGCCCCGTGGACAGGTCGATGATGGAAAGTCGCGTGTGCGCGAGCCCGGCGCGCCGCTCGCGGTAGGCGCCGCACTCGTCCGGCCCGCGGTGACGCAGCGCGGTCGCCATCCGGCCCAGCGCCTCGAGCTCGATCGGGGGCGCCCCGGCGCGGAGGTGGATCACGCCGGCGATGCCGCACATCAGTGCGAGATCTCCGCGACCGGATGGACGAGCATCGGGTGAAGCTGCAGGTAGCGGGTGCTGCGCCGTTTCTGGTCGATGTCGCGGTAGACGCGCTCGACCTGTTCGGCGGTCAGCCCGACGACGCCGGCCAGCTCCGCGGCCGGCACGCCGTGGTTGCGCCCGTAGAGGCACAGGTCCATGCGGTCGTAGGGAAGCGCGAAGTAAAACTCCTCCTGCGTCTGCGGCAGCGAGAACGTGTCGGTGGTCGGCGTGCGCCGGCGGATCTCGTCGGGAACCCCGAGGTGTTCCGCCAGCTGGAAGACCTGGGTCTTGTACAGGTGGGCGATCGGCTTGAAATCCGCCGCGCCGTCGCCCTGCTTCACGAAGAAGCCCTGGTCGTACTCGAGCCGGTTCGGAGTTCCCGCCACGGCGTAGTTGAGGCGATCCGCGTGGTAGTACTCCATCATCTTGCGGATCCGCTGCTTGAAGTTCGTCGCGGCGATCAACTGCAGGTACGGCTTGAGCGGCACCTTCGCCGTGCGGCTGGCGCCATCGGGCGACTGAACGGTCAGCTCGGAGACGTTGATCCGGTCGCCGTCGAGGATGGACGGCAGCGTGACCTTGAACTTCCAGCCGGACCGGTAGTCCGGGAACACCATGCGAATGGCCTCGTCCTGCCGCTCGTAACATCCCGCCGCCGCCACGATCGGGCCGATGTTCTCGACCAGCGTCGGAATGCCGAAGCGCGTGCCCAGCGCCCGGCCGAGTTCCAGCGAGGCGTCGGAGGAGTCCCGCTCCGGCATGAGCAGCGCCTGCACCCGCTCGCCGCCGAGGGCGCGGGCGCACAGAGCGGCCGTGACCGAGCTGTCAATGCCGCCGGAAACGCCGACCACCACGCCGCGGCGCTTGAGCGTGCCGAGCACCTGGCTGCGAATTGCTTCCTCGATCTCCGAGACGGCGGCCGCCGCGTCCAGGCGAAGGACGTCTTTCGTCAGCATCTGGGAATACCCCTTTCGGTTGGCCGGGGAGAATAGCATGCCCCGGTTCGGGCCCGCGATGCGCCGGGAGACGCCGCGTACGACCGCCGCAGCCCGCGCCCGCGAGCGGCGATCGCTTGTCGGGCGCGCGGCCGGCTCGCTACATTCCCGCATTCCCGCCGTGACGCTCCAATCCTTGGGGAACCATGAACGCCTTCCTGCACGAGTGGCTGAACGTCCTGCTGCGCGTGGCCCACGTGGTCGCGGCCATCATGTGGATCGGCGATTCGTTCCTGTTCATGTGGCTGGACTCCTCGCTCCGGCGCGGACGGGAGGATCGCCCCGGCGACGTGGCCGGCGAACTGTGGATGACGCATTCGGGCGGCTTCTACGAGGTCGTCAAGTACCGTTCGCTCGCGCGACTGCCGGAGCGGCTCTACTGGTTCATGTGGCAGAGCTATTCGACGTGGATCACCGGCGTGCTCCTGCTGGCCGTGGTCTTCGGACTCGGCGGCCGCGCGATGCTCCTCGGCCCGGATTCGACCCTGGCGCAGGGCTCCGCCGTCGCGATCGCCTTCGGCGTGCTGGTGGCGGGGTGGCTCGTCTACGAGGGACTGTGCCGGATCCCGGCGCTGCGCGGCCCGGCGTTCGCCGTCGCGGGCCTGGCCGTCGTCACCGCCGCCGCCTGGTGGCTCGGCCAGGTCTTCACGCCGCGGGCCGCGTTCCTGCTCACCGGGGCGGCGTGCGGCACGATCATGACCGCCAACGTCTTCTTCGTGATCATCCCCGGGCAGTCGCGGATGGTCGCGGCCACCCGCGAGGGTCGCGCCGTGGACGTCTCGCACGGCCTGCGCGCCAAGGAGCGCTCGACGCACAACCACTACCTGACCCTGCCCGTGCTGCTGATGATGCTGTCGAACCACTTCCCGGCGCTTTACGGAGCGCCGCACGCCTGGGCGGTGCTCGGGTTGCTGTTCGTCTTCGGCGCCGGCGCCAAGCTGATGATGAACCGGCTCGCGGCGACGCCGTGGCCGGTCGTGGCGGGAACGCTCGCGAGCCTGGCCGGCGCGATCGCCTTCACGCTTCCGCCCGGTCCCGGCGCCGGGGTGCGCGCGCTCGCCGGTCACGCTCCGGTGGACGACGCGACGGCCCGGGCGATCGTGCAGGCGCGTTGCGCGAGCTGCCACGCGACGCATCCCGGCAACGAGGCCTTCACGGCGCCGCCCGCGGGCGTGGTGTTCGAGAGCCCCGAACAGATGCGCGCCTACGCCGACCGCATCCTGTTCCGGGTCGTCGAGACCAAGACCATGCCGCTCGGCAACCTGACGGGCATCACCGACGAGGAGCGCGTCACCCTCGGCGCCTGGGCCTGGCAGCAGACGCACGGCGGAGCCGGCTCCCGGCCGTGAACGACTCGTTCGTCCTTCGCGGTGCGCGGGTGCTCGTGGACGGCGCCGTGCGGCCCGCGGCGGTGCACGTGCGGGGGGGTCGGATCGCCGGCATCGGCGCCGCCGATGATTCGCCCCGCGGCGAAGCGTTGGTCGAGGCCGGCGAGCTGCTCGTCGCTCCGGGTGTCGTGGACGCGCACGTCCACGTCAACGAACCCGGGCGGACGGATTGGGAAGGCTGGTCGAGCGCGACCTCGGCCGCCGCGGCCGGCGGAGTGACGACGCTCGTCGAAATGCC
The DNA window shown above is from Candidatus Eisenbacteria bacterium and carries:
- a CDS encoding urate hydroxylase PuuD is translated as MNAFLHEWLNVLLRVAHVVAAIMWIGDSFLFMWLDSSLRRGREDRPGDVAGELWMTHSGGFYEVVKYRSLARLPERLYWFMWQSYSTWITGVLLLAVVFGLGGRAMLLGPDSTLAQGSAVAIAFGVLVAGWLVYEGLCRIPALRGPAFAVAGLAVVTAAAWWLGQVFTPRAAFLLTGAACGTIMTANVFFVIIPGQSRMVAATREGRAVDVSHGLRAKERSTHNHYLTLPVLLMMLSNHFPALYGAPHAWAVLGLLFVFGAGAKLMMNRLAATPWPVVAGTLASLAGAIAFTLPPGPGAGVRALAGHAPVDDATARAIVQARCASCHATHPGNEAFTAPPAGVVFESPEQMRAYADRILFRVVETKTMPLGNLTGITDEERVTLGAWAWQQTHGGAGSRP
- a CDS encoding acyl--CoA ligase, producing MLQDLLADSARRLPDKVALVCDGQRLSYAELEARSNALAHALVRRGVIRGDRVVVFSDNTVQAVVAYWAILKANAVACMVNSQTRIEKLTMMLADCGAAALVSDARHAATFVEAVGRSPGVRTVIVSGALDGERSARLTGLASWDDAVAEGPRDVPPARLNLDHDLSSIIYSSGTTGEPKAIMLSHRNQLVASASIAAYLENAESDVVLSVLPLALTYGAYQMIAAFRVGARLVLERSFAFPAQVLARMVSERVTGFAGVPMIFAVLLQTRNLADYDLSHIRYLTNAAAALPVPHLLRIRELMPKVRFFAMYGQTECARISYLPPEDIDRKPSSIGIPIPNTEFWVVNEAGGRAAPREIGELVVRGAHVMRGYWGRPEDTARKLRPGPIPGEFVLHTGDLCWLDEEGYLYFVSRMDDIIKSRGEKVSPREVENALAEIPGVAEAAVIGVPDDMLGQAVKAFVVPAEGVTLTEKQVKLECDRRLESFMVPKYVVFVPDLPRTSGGKVKKTELK
- the nadE gene encoding NAD(+) synthase, whose translation is MLTKDVLRLDAAAAVSEIEEAIRSQVLGTLKRRGVVVGVSGGIDSSVTAALCARALGGERVQALLMPERDSSDASLELGRALGTRFGIPTLVENIGPIVAAAGCYERQDEAIRMVFPDYRSGWKFKVTLPSILDGDRINVSELTVQSPDGASRTAKVPLKPYLQLIAATNFKQRIRKMMEYYHADRLNYAVAGTPNRLEYDQGFFVKQGDGAADFKPIAHLYKTQVFQLAEHLGVPDEIRRRTPTTDTFSLPQTQEEFYFALPYDRMDLCLYGRNHGVPAAELAGVVGLTAEQVERVYRDIDQKRRSTRYLQLHPMLVHPVAEISH
- a CDS encoding acyl carrier protein — translated: METKQRIREFVTGNFFVQDKAGLTDSASLLDLGVVDSTGVLEIMGFLESAFGVTVEDDEIVPDNLDSIDRIAAFVERKRVAG
- the asnB gene encoding asparagine synthase (glutamine-hydrolyzing); protein product: MCGIAGVIHLRAGAPPIELEALGRMATALRHRGPDECGAYRERRAGLAHTRLSIIDLSTGQQPLANEDGTLWISFNGEIFNYVELRAELEALGHAFRTRSDTEVIVHAWEAWGERAFARFNGQWAIALWDEKAGRLVLSRDPLGVRPLYFAEHDGRLWFASEVKALFAGEPALTRAIDPLGLAEVFTFWSTVPPRTVFAGVRELEPGHVRCYVEGRVTDRAFWEPSYPEAGSDDFAGDFEAAAGATREALEEATRLRMLRSDVPVGSYLSGGIDSSLVAALGLRSMGRNFQTFSLRFRDAEYDETEFQRLMVERLGSRHHEVVVSRADIARVFPEVIAHTERPVLRTAPAPLFLLSRLVRDTGIKVVLTGEGADEMFAGYDLFREARLRRFWARQPQSTARPRLLERLYPYLERSPVAQAAMARQFFGQDLASWRSPGFGHGTRWRGAAALRRLLSADLQAAISGFDPVAEQIAKLPSSFPRWTPLAQDQYLEVRTLLSAYLLSSQGDRMLMANSVEGRFPFLDREVVALANSLPDRFKLAGLDEKAVLKKVAADLVPPAILQRKKQPYRAPDALSFVGEDAPGWIAESLSEGSVRSAGLFDAEVTARFHRKCLERRVESQFSNADNMALVGLLSTQLLHRTFVAQKPGGGPAAAFGTRIDRLSGTRS
- a CDS encoding MATE family efflux transporter, which produces MTGTAALNAATSLGARVSGMIVGIALTPFVLHGIGRDLYGISAAAGSVLEYLWLLRGGLGTGMRRYVTVHFHAGERELANRYYAAGFWWASLLRLLVVGTGIALARLLCVFMKVEPNLMTDAVGGLVLIFLSAGAMDVGAIFEVPIYVTGHTSRISIVRIAGALLRVGFIVPAFLLFVPSLRVYAAAALLAEITSTAILAWVAARERVVPHVVPKPDFGVREVRNALFSFSGLSLLSQVAAILYLATDNLLIGRFYGPARVTEYSLGTRWAPMIQGFLWAGVSALTPLLTQMEAKGDLERTRAVVVRAARVITAFAVPMCLVPCVLGDVFLTRWVGAEYAHCVHYMWAMLLPMLVGFPLEPLWMAMMARGKIGWIAFGDVVAAVLNPFVSLLLALQFGLGPLGFALGNTLAILARNLVLRPLMNRGEEALPPMRQALAALPPALAGGAPALLLLWFLKPWYGGSFATVVGAGAIGGLLCLTGTTLATVGVADTRKLAGSLLARVRGRA
- the fdhF gene encoding formate dehydrogenase subunit alpha; this translates as MPARRTFRPNARLTQPLVRENGRLRPASWDEALDRAAAGFRRVHDAHGADALGIFSCSKSTNEVNYLAQKLARVAFGTHNIDSCNRTUHAPSVVGLATVFGAGGGTNSYREVEETDVVFLWGSNARESHPIWFHHLLKGIHRGTRLYVVDPRRTSSARWADRWLGLDVGSDIALANAMAREIIAVGRHHREFIERATSGFEAYRESVQPYTLEFAERATGVPADAIREAALALAAADKAMICWTLGITEHHDAVDNVLALINLALLTGHVGRWGSGCNPLRGQNNVQGGGDMGAIPNRLPGFQDILEPAVHERFERLWGVKIPARHGWNLTEMLRAMERGELRSLLVIGENPAQSDADSTHVTGLLEGLDHLVVQEIFMTRTAELATVVLPAAATWVEGEGTVTNSERRVQRVRRAVDPPEGARDELWILSELARRFGTDLGSPTAEEVWNELRTVAPEFAGGMSYARLDELKGIQWPCPDESHPGTTFLHSRLWEQPVGGRRAPFSCVEWVGTFEKPDEEFPLLLTTGRRLESYNTGVQSGAYDSPLHRGEALELSPEDAARFGIADGDPVRVRSRRGEVVAPARVDAGLRPGLVFMTFHFPDDVGTNQLTIDAADPKSGTAEFKACAVRIEPVAAATGVRS